Within Microaerobacter geothermalis, the genomic segment AATTTAATCGCCCTATTATATGTTTCATTGATACCCCTGGAGCCTATCCGGGGATGGCGGCGGAAGAGCGAGGACAAAGTGAAGCGATTGCCCGTAATCTAAAGGAGATGTCTTCCTTCGGAGTACCCATTATATGCGTCGTTACCGGTGAAGGCGGTTCTGGGGGGGCTTTGGCTCTTGGGGTTGGAAATCATATCTATATGCTGGAAAATTCCATTTACTCTGTGATCTCCCCTGAAGGAGCTGCTGCTTTATTGTGGAAGGATGCCAGCCTTGCTCAAAGGGCGGCTGAAACGATGAAAATCACCGCCCAAGATCTGTATGAACTAAAAATTATTGATGGAATCATTCCCGAGCCAATGGGTGGGGCCCATAAAAATGTAAAAGAAACAGCCAGCCACATCCATGAATTTGTATCTAAGGCCCTTAAGGTATTGCGTCCCCTGTCACGAGAACAGCTGATTGAACAGAGATACGAAAAGTTTAAACAAATCGGTCAGTATATGACTCTGGAAGAAGTTTTTTCTTCTTGAAGGAGGCGCGGACGTGTAAATCTTTAGTTCCACTTCTATTGAGAAATGAGAGTCTATATAGACGGAACTAAACATCCATGACCTGTAGAGTCACAAATTGATATGAAAATGTATTTTCATATCAAAGAATTCACTAAGGATAGCCTTCGAGTTCGTACTTAAGCGAAGAGGCTAAAGAACGGGAATTAGCCCTCAAACTGTCTCCACCTTTGAAATACCCGGATGTTTTTGAGGGCTCCGTTCTTTAGACTTGAAGCGGACCTGAATCACTTCTATGCACGAACTCGACTAGCGACGTGGGAATCTTTAGTTCCACATCTATAGCATCGGATAAAAGAAATTTAAAAAACTCCCGATTTTCGGGAGTTTCTTGTTTCATGAACCAATATTAACCATCCAATCGCATTAAACCAGGAGAAATTGAAAATAGTCAACTGAACAAAAAAACATAAAAATTTATTTTGGTTCTTTAAAGGATTTAAGGTGAAATTCGTGAAATATTAAGGATGGAATGATACACAGAAGGAGGAAACTTTCATGATAAGAAAGACGAAAATCATATGTACGATTGGCCCTGCCAGTGAAGAGATAGAAACATTAAAGAGATTAATTGAATCAGGAATGAACGTGGCTCGCCTCAATTTTTCTCATGGGGATTATGAGGAACATGGAAGAAGGATTGAAAACATTAGAGAAGCAGCCAGACAATTAGGTGCCAATGTGGCCATACTATTAGATACAAAGGGTCCGGAAATACGCATCGGCAAACTGTTGGAAGAGCCAATTCAGTTACATGCTGGAGATCAAATCACATTAACCACCGAAGAATTGTTGGGAACTAAAGAAAAAATATCCATCACTTATTCTGGACTTCCCGGAGATGTACATAAAGATTCCACCATTTTATTGGATGATGGATTAATTGAGTTAAAAGTGATTTCAGTGACGAATAAGGAGATTTTGTGCCGTGTGGTAAACGGAGGTGAATTGAAAAGCAGAAAAGGGGTCAATGTCCCTGGAGCACAGATAAAACTACCAGGTATCACCAAAAAAGATGCCGATGATATTAAGTTTGGCATTTCCCGGGGAATTGATTTCATAGCAGCTTCTTTTGTCAGAAAAGCTTCAGATATACTGGAAATTAGGGAAATCCTTGAAAATGAACAAGCTGATTTCATTAAAATCATTGCTAAAATTGAAAATCGTGAAGGTGTAAATCATGTGGATGAAATATTAGAAGTAGCGGACGGAATTATGGTGGCCAGGGGAGATTTGGGTGTTGAAATTCCGGCAGAAGAAGTTCCCTTGGTACAAAAACAATTGATTAAAAAGTGTAACAATAAAGGAAAAGTAGTCATAACGGCTACCCAAATGTTAGATTCCATGCAGAGAAATCCGCGCCCAACAAGGGCTGAGGCCAGCGATGTAGCCAATGCGATTTTTGATGGCAGCGATGCCATTATGTTGTCCGGTGAAACGGCTGCCGGGAAATATCCCGTGGAAGCTGTCGACACCATGGTTAAAATTGCATTAAAAACAGAAGAGGCCCTTACGTACAGGGAGATCCTGACAAATCAGAGTCTGGCCCAGCAGAAAAATATAACTGATGCGATCAGCCAAGCTGTTGCCAATGCGGCATTGGATTTGGAGGCTTCAGCGATTATTACTTCAACTGAAAGCGGACATACGGCTCGAATGATATCCAAATATCGTCCAAAAGCCCCGATCATTGCGATTACACCTAATCCTAAAGTGATGCGCCATTTGGCATTGGTTTGGGGTGTGGTTCCTCTTCAGGGAATTCCGGCTGAAACAACAGATGAAATGTTGGATATTGCCATTAATACTTCGATTGATTCCGGCCTGATCAAGCGTGGAGATCTTGTCATCATCACGGCTGGCGTACCGGTGAGAGAGCCAGGTACAACCAATCTGATGAAAGTTCACATCGTCGGTGATATTGCAGCAAAGGGACAGGGGATTGGACACAAAGTCGTTACGGGCAAAGTTGTGGTTGGACTAAATTCAGAAGATATTCTCCAGAGATTTAAAAAAGGTGATATTCTTGTCACCTTGGGAACAGACAAGGATATGATGCCTGCCATTGAAAAAGCTTCCGCCATCATTACCGAAGAGGGAGGCTTAACATCCCATGCAGCCATTGTTGGCTTAAACATGGGTATTCCTGTGGTTGTCGGTGTGGAAGGAGCTACGAAAACTTTTCATGATGGGATGGAAGTAACCGTTGATTCCGAAAGGGGGCATATTTATCGTGGACATGCCAAGGTGCTGTAAACAAGCACCGACTTCTAACATCTGATAATCAACAAATATCGCAACATTGACTTTGTTCTGATAGGGAGTGAAAATATTGGGAAAAATATTTGAGACAAAATTGAGGGTTCGCTATCAGGAAACCGATAAAATGGGTGTTGTCTATCATTCCAATTATTTAATTTGGTTTGAAGTGGGAAGAACTGAATTAATTCGTTCTGTGGGTCTTCCCTATTCCCTTCTTGAAGAGAAAAATCTTCTTCTGCCAGCCATTGAGGCCAACTGCCGTTATCTGTCACCGGCACGTTATGACGATGAATTGCGAATTAAGACACAGATTGAAGAAATGACAGGTGTTCGTATCCAATTTAAATATGAAATATGGAGAATGATTGATCAAACTCTTCTGGTAGAGGGCTTCACCAAACATGCATGGGTAAATGAACGGATGAAACCCATCAGCCTGAAATCAAAGTTTCCCGAAATTTATCAATTAATTTTATCGGAGGCCTTATAATGTTGCGCATACTTTTGCTGGTGCTAATTGTTATTCCGATCATGGAAATTTGGGGATTGGTTACTGTGGGGGGATGGATTGGTCCCTTTTGGACCATTTTGCTGGTGATTCTTACGGGTGTATTGGGAGCATATCTGGCGAAGAAAGAAGGGACACAAGCACTGAAACGGGCAAAGGAGCAATTGGCCTATGGACTGCCCCCAGGTGAAGCGATATTGGATGGGATTTGCATTTTCGCTGGTGGACTTGTGTTGCTTACCCCGGGATTCTTTACGGATGCTATGGGGTTTCTGCTTCTTTGGCCTCGCACAAGGAAATATGCAAAAAATTGGATGAAAGAATGGATTAGGAAATGGCTGGATAAAGGAAGTTTTACCATCCATTATCGCCCATAGGTTCCATACTTGATATAGTGCCAAAGATCATGAAAGACATGTGCGCGGTGGAGTGCAGTGATGGTTACGACCAATGCAGGGCCAATGATCAGACCGATAAACCCAAACAGTTTCATTCCGGCAAATAGAGAAATTAACGTGATTAATGGATCAAGTCCAACGTTGGATGATAAAATTTTGGGTTCTATCATCTGTCTGATCATGACGATCACTCCGTATAAGGCGGATAAACCAATGACCAGAGCATAGTTCCCTGTGAAAAAGGAATAGGCAATCCAAGGGATAAAAATAGCGCCCGTTCCCAAATAGGGCAATAAGTCTACCAGACCAGTGAGCAATCCGATCGTGACGGCATACTTTACCCCTAGAATCAATAACCCAATCATCATGATCACGGCGGTAATAGAAATTAAAGTGAGCTGTGCTTTTAAAAAACCAAATAACGCATATTGAAGATCTTGGACGACGGCTCCAACACTCATTCTTGCTTTCATAGGAAGGAGCTTTTTCGTCCCCTTTTTTATTTTGGTCAAGTCTTTGCTGATAAAAAATGAAGCAAGGACGGAAATCACGATAAAGGTTGCTGCATTGGGAATTGCTGTTAATAATGATGCAATGGAGCCCAGTGCATGTTCTACTAAATTCCCTAAACCATTAACCAATTCGCTCATTCCGTCAGTCAGATATTTCTCAAAATTCCCTTGGAAGCCTGGATTTAACTGGTATATGATGGATTTCATTTGATAAGTTACATGCAACATAATATCTTCTGAAATAAGCTGTTGGGAAAATTCGGCTAGCTGAGAAAGGTATGAGGGAATAACCTTGGATAAATTTTTTATTTCTATCACAATTTTTGCAATGAGGATGGAAATTCCGGTAATCATAATACTAATAAAAAACATAAGGATAAAAAAAACAGAAAACCACCTTGGCATTTTTGTTTTTTGTTGAAAGAAATGGACAAAGGGGTCAATCAGGTATGCAATTATAAAGGCGATAAGAAAAGGGTAAAACAAAGGAAGAGTAAATTTTACTATAAGGATAAGCAGGATTAAGATAAAGGTGACGAAATAAAAACGTTCGATAGGCATCAAAGCTTCCCACTCCTCTAATAAATTCATATTGAACATGGGAGGAAATTGGATAATTCGTCATTGTTACAAATATATATTTTTATAATCCTGATCATAGGACAGGAATTTTGGAGAAACACTTTATTCACAAATGGACAAATTTAATTTATAATTGAAGAGAATTGAATACTTTTAAAATTGTCTTTTTTTGTCCATTTCATGTTTATCATCAGGGGGTTACGTCACAAATTGTCAGGGGAGTCCGTTTTGATGATTCCACATCAAAACCTTAAATAAAGAAAAGGAGAGATAAAGGATGAGTGGACGCGGATTAGAAGGAGTTGTTGCAACTTCATCAGCCATTAGTTCCATTATTGACGGTGTGTTGACTTACCGTGGAATTAATATTGATGAACTTGCAGAGAATGCCACGTTTGAAGAAGTGATCCATCTTCTGTGGCATGGAGAGTTGCCAAAAAAAGATCAACTGGATCAACTAACAAGGGACCTTGCCGAACATGCAGGAATACCAGAAGAAATTATTTCATTCCTTAAAGCTGTTCCAAAAACAGGGGTTCATCCAATGACTGTTTTGAGAACGGCAGTTTCCAACTTGGCTATCTATGATCAAGATGCAGAAGATATGTCACCGGAGGCTAATTTAAGAAAGGCTATTAAATTAATGGCGAAGACCGCTTCTATTGTTGCTGCGTATGCGAGAATACGGAATGGACAGGAGCCTGTTACACCGAAGAGCGGTTACAATTTTTCACAAAATTTCGTGTATATGCTGACGGGAAAAGAGCCGGATCGTGTTGCTGTTGAAGCCATTGATAAGGCGTTAATTCTTCATGCCGACCATGAATTGAATGCTTCCACATTCTCTGCCAGAGTAACGGTTGCCACACTTTCAGACATCTATTCTGGAGTAACAGCAGCAATTGGAGCTTTAAAAGGTCCTCTTCATGGAGGTGCCAATGAACAAGTGATGGCCATGTTGGAGCAAATCGGCGATATTTCCAATGTTGAATCTTATATTCAACAGAAATTGGATAATAAAGAAAAAATCATGGGATTTGGTCATCGCGTATACAAAGATGGAGACCCGCGGGCTAAGCATCTTCGGAAAATGTCCAAAGAACTGACGGCTCTGACTGGAGAACCTAAATGGTATGAAATGTCTACAAAAATTGAGGATCTTGTTGTTCGTCAAAAGGGATTAAAACCAAATGTGGATTTTTATTCCGCTTCTGTTTATTATAGCTTGGGAATTCCGCGTGATTTGTTCACACCCATTTTTGCCGTCAGTCGGATGTCAGGATGGACTGCACATATCATGGAACAATATGCCAATAATCGCTTGATCCGTCCTCGTGCAGAATACGTTGGTCCTGTTAACGCACACTACGTTCCGATTGATGAAAGATAGGGAATTATCTCAGAACTAGACGGGTAATACCTTTATTTTTTGGATAATATAAACCGGGAATAATCATTGTTGATAATGGAAACGGGGTGTTACGGTTTGTAACTCCCGTTCCTGTTTGTACTTTTAAGGAGGGTTTGGGATGTCACTTTTTGAAAAATTAGAAATGCCGACAGCGGGGGAGAAAATTACCATAGACAATGGGAAGCTGAATGTGCCCAATCATCCGATTGTTCCATTTATCGAAGGAGATGGAACCGGACCTGATATTTGGGCTGCATCAAAGCGAGTATTAGATGCAGCTGTCGAAAAGGCATACAATGGTGAAAAGAAAATTGAGTGGTTTGAAGTATATGCCGGGGAAAAAGCGTACAATACCTTTGGTGAGTGGCTACCGTCTGATACGTTAACGGCAATTAAGGAGTATCTTGTGGCCATCAAAGGTCCTCTTACGACTCCCGTTGGAGGAGGAATTCGCTCTTTAAATGTAGCCCTTCGCCAAGAGCTGGACTTATACGTTTGTCAACGTCCGGTTCGTTATTTTAAGGGTGTTCCATCTCCTGTTAAAGCCCCGGAGCTAGTGGATATGGTTATTTTCAGAGAGAATTCTGAAGATATCTATGCCGGAATTGAATGGGAAGAAGGAACCCCTGAAGTGAAAGAAGTGATTCAATTCCTGAAAGAAAAAATGGGAGTAAAAAAGATTCGTTTTCCTGAGACCTCGGGAATTGGAATCAAGCCAGTTTCCAAAGAGGGAACAGAGCGGCTGGTTCGTGCCTCCATTGAATATGCCCTTGTTCATAATCGCAAAAGCGTCACACTTGTACATAAGGGCAATATTATGAAATACACCGAAGGAGCCTTCAAAAACTGGGGTTACGATGTGGCGGAAAAAGAATACGGAGATAAAGTATTTACTTGGGCCCAATATGACCGAATTAAAGCGGAGCAAGGATCAGACGCAGCTAATAAGGCACAGGCTGCTGCAGAGGCGGAAGGCAAAATCATTGTAAAAGATGTCATAGCCGATGCTTTTTTACAGCAGATTTTAACCCGTCCTGCGGAATATGATGTGATCGCCACTCTAAACCTGAATGGGGACTATATCTCTGATGCCTTAGCGGCCCAAGTGGGAGGGATTGGCATAGCACCTGGTGCTAATATTAACTATGTAACCGGTCATGCTGTTTTTGAGGCAACCCATGGAACAGCACCTAAATATGCTGGACTGGATAAAGTAAATCCTGGTTCAGTCATTTTGTCCGGTGTGATGATGCTGGAATACATGGGATGGAATGAAGCAGCTCAGTTGATTGTAAAGGCTTTGGAGAAGACGATTGAATCTAAAGTAGTTACCTATGATTTTGCTCGCTTAATGGATGGAGCAAAGGAAGTTAAAACTTCACAATTTGGCGATGAGTTAATTAAAAATCTATAATCAACCTAATAAACTATAGGGTGAGGGAGGAATTTCTGTGATTAAGAGAAAAAAAATCACCATCGTTGGTGCTGGAAACGTGGGGGCTACAGCGGCTCATTGGGCAGCATCTAAAGAGTTGGGAGATGTTGTTCTGGTTGATATTGTTGAAGGGGTTCCTCAGGGGAAAGCCCTGGATTTAATGGAAGCAGCCCCGGTAGAAGGATTTGATTCCATTGTTATTGGAACAAACAATTACGAGGATACCAAAGACTCTGATGTTGTTGTCATCACAGCAGGAATTGCCCGCAAGCCTGGAATGAGTCGTGATGATTTGGTGAATACCAATGCCAAAATTGTAGGTTCAGTGGCTGAGCAAGTGGCGAAATATTCACCTAATGCGTACATTATTGTGGTTTCCAATCCTTTGGACGTCATGTGTGAAGTGGCCCGGCGTGCTTCAGGATTCCCTAAACATCGGGTGTTTGGACAGTCCGGTGTATTGGATTCCGCAAGATTCCGTACTTTTCTTGCCAGAGAACTAAATATCTCCTTTGAAGATGTTAGTGCATTTGTTTTAGGAGGTCATGGAGATGACATGGTTCCGCTGGTAAGATACTCTTATGCAGGGGGAATTCCTGTTGAAAAGCTGATTCCTAAGGAGCGCCTGGATGAAATTGTTCAGCGTACCCGTCAGGGAGGTGCAGAAATTGTGAACCTCTTAAAAACTGGAAGTGCCTACTATGCTCCATCTGCCTCTACCATTCAAATGGTGGAAGCCGTAGTGAAGGATAAAAAACGTATTTTGCCTACCGCCTGCTATTTGGAAGGAGAATACGGGGAAGAGGGAATTTATCTGGGTGTTCCTGCCATCATTGGTGGAAATGGTGTTGAAAAAGTTATTGAAGTAGATTTGACAGATGAAGAGAAAGCGGCCCTGAAAAAATCAGCCGATTCCGTTCGTAATGTAATGAAGGTTCTTTTTTAGGGAGATAATAAAGAAAAGTGGATGACCCGGGGAAGACCCCGGGCATTTCCATAAGGAAAGGGGATCTGAAACGTGTTGATCCTAGGGAAAAAGAGGGTAGAAGGAAGGCAGCTGGAAGATTTGAAAGTTGGAGAGGTTCGTAAAGTAAAACGGGAAATAAAGGATAAAGATATCCTTTTATATCTGGGTATTACTGATGATGCGAATCCAGTTTATATTCAACATAACTATACCGAGCGAACCAGCTATAAAAAGCCTATTGTACCCCACATTTTATTGGTGGGAATGATTACTTCTTATATATCGATGGAATTACCTGGTCCCGGTAGTGTGATTTGTGAACAGCGTTTGTCCTTTCCAAATGTTTTGTATCATTATTCAGAAGTGGAAATGACAATTGAAATTAAAGGGGTAGATACAGAGAATCGCTTAGTCACACTGGCTGTTTCCTGTGTGGATCAGGATGAACGGCCGGTGGTAACGGGAGAAGTCGTGCTCTGCCCTCCTGAACCCCTTAAACCGATATTGGAAAACGCTTTTGAAAATTTTTAAGAACATATATTTTGTATTGAATTCTCATTCATTTGCGATATAATAGAGCAGGAAGGAATAAACTGTATTATATCAATCAATCAGAAATTGACTATTCTATTTCATTGGGAATGTCTCTTAGAATATGTACATGTGCATGTATAGGGGAACTGCGAAGTAAGTTTAACTTCTGGAGAATAGTTTATAAATAATAGAAATCGGTTGCAATGATAGATTGATTTTTCTGAATCATTATACGAATCAAAAGTTATTTAAATAAATAGGTTACAAAATGTTTATCTGAAAGCTAACTGTTACTAGGATTTTCATTTTTAGTTCCACCTCCTGTAGAAACTAGGTGTGGGGGGTTGGAAGATAACACTTCAGGGTATTTTATTAAAGTTTTCGGCTTCAGCCGTTAACTTATAAATCCACTATTTTCATCTTTAAGAAGGGGGTCAAACTTTAATGAAGAAATCCAAATGGCTTTTGGTCATGCTTGCTATCGTGATGATTGCAAGTATCGCTCTGGTTGGCTGCGGAAAATCTGAAGAAGCCAATCCGCCGGCTGACAATAGCGGGCAGCAAAATGCTGGAACACAAACAGAACAGCCCAAACAGGAAGAGCCACAGGAATTAGTTCTTAATGCTTCAACTGAACCGCCAAGTTTAAATCCAAACACGGCGACTGACTCCACATCCGGAGAAATCCTCCGCCAGGTGATGGAAGGATTAGTTCGTCTGGATAAGGACAGCAAGGTAGTGAAGGGCTCTGGTATGGCAGAAGATTGGACGATTAGTGAGGATGGACTCACCATTACCTTTAAGATTAAGGATAATGTTTTTTGGTCCAATGGAGACCCGGTAACAGCTGAAGATTTTGAGTATGCTTGGAAGCAGGTATTAAATCCTGAAACGGCTGCTGACTATGCCTATCAACTTTTTTATCTGAAGAACGGGGAAAAATATAATGCTGGTGAAGTCTCTGCCGATGAAGTGGGCGTAAAAGCCTTAGATGAAAAAACCTTAGAAGTAACATTAGAAGCACCTGTTCCATATTTTATCAGTTTAACGGCATTCTACTCCTTGTATCCCGTTCCTAGCAAAGTGGCCAAGGAAAATCCTGACTGGGCTGCAGATGCTGAAACCTATGTGAGCAACGGGCCATTCAAGCTGACCAAGTGGGAACATGACAGTGAGGTCGTTGTTGAAAAGAATGATAAATATTGGAATGCCGACAACATCAAGTTGAATAAAATTACTTGGATGATGGTAAATGATCCAAATACCGAGTACCAATTATTTAAATCCGGTGATCTGGATGTCGCGGAGAATCCTCCATCTGATCTATTAAAGCAGCTTCTTGATTCCGGAGAAGCTAAGGCTCCAAACATCCTTGGCACCTATATGTACATGTTTAACGTAGAGAAAGAACCATTTAACAATGCCAATATCCGCAAAGCCTTTACTTTGGCCATTGACCGCAAGTTGCTGATCGATAATGTGACTCAGGGTGGACAGGTACCTGCCCTTGGTTTTGTACCGCCAGGCTCCAGCCCAGATTTAGGATTTGATTTCCGTGAGAAGGCTGGAAATTACTACAATGATGCTGATGTAGAAAAGGCAAAAGAGTACCTCAAGAAGGGTATGGAAGAGTTGGGTATTACTCAGCTTCCGGAAATCACGTTAATGTTTAATACCAGTGAAGGTCACCAAAAGATTGCCCAAGCCATTCAAGAAATGTGGAAAAAGAACCTTGGGGTTGAAGTAAAGTTACAAAACCAAGAATGGAAAGTATACCTGGAAACCCTTAAATCCGGGGACTTCCAAATCGGCCGTTTGGGTTGGTTAGCTGACTACTTTGATCCAATGACGTTCCTTGATATGTGGATTACTGATGGTGGTAACAACGACACCAATTGGAGCAATAAAGAGTATGATGATTTGATTGCCAAGGCGAAGAGCACCGATGATCAGTCTGTACGAGGAGAAGCTATGCTTAAGGCTGAAAAAATCTTGATGGATGAAATGCCAATAGCTCCCATCTATTTCTACACGGATGCTTATATGATGCAGCCATGGGTAAAAGGAGCCATTCGTCATCCTGATGGATCCAACGATTATACACAGGCTTATATCGAAGGCCGTAAATAATTGATTAAAATTAACAATAATTTTATGTAGATATGACATCCGAAAAGAGGTATACTCGTAAAGGGTATACCTCTTCTTTCGGAAGTTTTAGGGTGCTATTGGATGTTGGAGGTGAAAGGTTTGATACAGTTTTTGTTGAGGCGTCTCGGGATGCTGATTGTTACTCTGTGGGTGATTGTGACTCTCACCTTTATTTTAATGCATGCGATCCCCGGTGATCCTTTTTTACAAGAAAAGAAATTGCCAGCTCAAACCATTGAAAATTTAAAGAAATTTTACGGATTAGACAAGCCCTTGCCGGTTCAATATGTAAATTATCTGGGAAATTTGATGAAGCTGGATTTGGGTCCCTCATTTAAATCAAAGACGAGAACAGTAAATGACATTATCAAACAGAACTTCCCCGTGTCAGCCCAACTGGGAGCTCAATCTATCCTTTTTGCTCTCATAACAGGGCTAAGTTTGGGAGTTATCGCAGCTCTGAGACATAATGGAACCTTGGATTATACGGCGATGGTGATTGCGGTAATCGGAGTGTCTGTTCCCAATATTATTTTGGCGCCTTTGTTTATTAAGATATTTGCTGTAGAACTGGGATGGTTCCCCGTGGCTCGATGGGGTACATTCGCCCATACCGTATTGCCTTCCTTGGCCCTTGGATTTCAATCCATGGCGGTTATTGCCCGTTTAATGCGTTCTAACATGCTTGAGGTGCTCAATCAGGACTATATTAAAACGGCGAAATCAAAAGGATTATCTTCTGCGGTGATTGTTTGGAGGCATACAATTCGTAATGCCATCATGCCTGTTATTACGATTTTGGGACCGCTTACAGCTGCCTTATTAACAGGTACCTTCGTTGTTGAATATGTTTTTGGTATTCCAGGTATGGGCAAGTATTTCGTAACCAGTATTACAGATAGGGATTATCCTGTCATTTTAGGAACTACTATTTTTTATAGTGCCATTCTTATTCTAGCGAACTTTTTGGTAGATTTCGCCTACGGGTTAATTGATCCGCGGATAAAGCTTGGGAAGGGGAGATAGTTGATGGAACAAATTACAAAAGATATGTTTCGCCCAATGAAAGTTGAATCTTCCCAGGCAGAGCAAATCGTAAGGCCTAGTTTAAGTTTTTGGCAGGACGCCTGGAGAAGACTAAGAAAAAATAAATTGGCCATGTTTGGGCTATATATCATCATCTTTTTAGCCATTATGTCGATTATAGGTCCGTACATGCTTCCCTATAGCTACTCTGACCAGAGTTTGACAGAAGCGAACCAGCCCTTGTCGAAGGCCCATTGGTTTGGTACCGATGATTTAGGAAGAGATATGTTCGTACGGACATGGTATGGAGCTAGAATTTCTTTATTCATTGGTCTTACTGCTGCCATTATTGATTTGGTCATAGGTGTCATTTATGGGGGTATCTCAGGATACAAGGGCGGCAGGACAGATAGTGTGATGATGAGAATTGTTGATGTATTATATGGACTTCCTTACCTGATTGTTGTGATCCTGCTGATGGTGGTGATGGGACCGGGATTATTAACCATTATCGTCGCCCTCGCTTCAACCGGTTGGATTGGAATGGCTCGTTTGGTCAGAGGGCAAATTCTCCAGATTAAACAGCAGGAGTTCGTATTGGCAGCAAGAACATTGGGAGCAAGCACTTCGCGGCTGTTATTTAAGCATTTGATTCCCAATTCAATGGGACCGATTATTGTAAACATGACTTTAACTGTTCCATTGGCTATATTCGCGGAAGCCTTCTTAAGCTTTATCGGACTGGGAGTTCAGGTACCGATGGCCAGCTGGGGTACGATGGCAAGCGATGGAGTTGTTACCATTATCTCAGGACAATGGTGGAGATTGT encodes:
- the mdh gene encoding malate dehydrogenase codes for the protein MKRKKITIVGAGNVGATAAHWAASKELGDVVLVDIVEGVPQGKALDLMEAAPVEGFDSIVIGTNNYEDTKDSDVVVITAGIARKPGMSRDDLVNTNAKIVGSVAEQVAKYSPNAYIIVVSNPLDVMCEVARRASGFPKHRVFGQSGVLDSARFRTFLARELNISFEDVSAFVLGGHGDDMVPLVRYSYAGGIPVEKLIPKERLDEIVQRTRQGGAEIVNLLKTGSAYYAPSASTIQMVEAVVKDKKRILPTACYLEGEYGEEGIYLGVPAIIGGNGVEKVIEVDLTDEEKAALKKSADSVRNVMKVLF
- a CDS encoding hotdog family protein; the encoded protein is MLILGKKRVEGRQLEDLKVGEVRKVKREIKDKDILLYLGITDDANPVYIQHNYTERTSYKKPIVPHILLVGMITSYISMELPGPGSVICEQRLSFPNVLYHYSEVEMTIEIKGVDTENRLVTLAVSCVDQDERPVVTGEVVLCPPEPLKPILENAFENF
- a CDS encoding peptide ABC transporter substrate-binding protein, with amino-acid sequence MKKSKWLLVMLAIVMIASIALVGCGKSEEANPPADNSGQQNAGTQTEQPKQEEPQELVLNASTEPPSLNPNTATDSTSGEILRQVMEGLVRLDKDSKVVKGSGMAEDWTISEDGLTITFKIKDNVFWSNGDPVTAEDFEYAWKQVLNPETAADYAYQLFYLKNGEKYNAGEVSADEVGVKALDEKTLEVTLEAPVPYFISLTAFYSLYPVPSKVAKENPDWAADAETYVSNGPFKLTKWEHDSEVVVEKNDKYWNADNIKLNKITWMMVNDPNTEYQLFKSGDLDVAENPPSDLLKQLLDSGEAKAPNILGTYMYMFNVEKEPFNNANIRKAFTLAIDRKLLIDNVTQGGQVPALGFVPPGSSPDLGFDFREKAGNYYNDADVEKAKEYLKKGMEELGITQLPEITLMFNTSEGHQKIAQAIQEMWKKNLGVEVKLQNQEWKVYLETLKSGDFQIGRLGWLADYFDPMTFLDMWITDGGNNDTNWSNKEYDDLIAKAKSTDDQSVRGEAMLKAEKILMDEMPIAPIYFYTDAYMMQPWVKGAIRHPDGSNDYTQAYIEGRK
- a CDS encoding ABC transporter permease yields the protein MLEVKGLIQFLLRRLGMLIVTLWVIVTLTFILMHAIPGDPFLQEKKLPAQTIENLKKFYGLDKPLPVQYVNYLGNLMKLDLGPSFKSKTRTVNDIIKQNFPVSAQLGAQSILFALITGLSLGVIAALRHNGTLDYTAMVIAVIGVSVPNIILAPLFIKIFAVELGWFPVARWGTFAHTVLPSLALGFQSMAVIARLMRSNMLEVLNQDYIKTAKSKGLSSAVIVWRHTIRNAIMPVITILGPLTAALLTGTFVVEYVFGIPGMGKYFVTSITDRDYPVILGTTIFYSAILILANFLVDFAYGLIDPRIKLGKGR
- a CDS encoding ABC transporter permease, with product MFRPMKVESSQAEQIVRPSLSFWQDAWRRLRKNKLAMFGLYIIIFLAIMSIIGPYMLPYSYSDQSLTEANQPLSKAHWFGTDDLGRDMFVRTWYGARISLFIGLTAAIIDLVIGVIYGGISGYKGGRTDSVMMRIVDVLYGLPYLIVVILLMVVMGPGLLTIIVALASTGWIGMARLVRGQILQIKQQEFVLAARTLGASTSRLLFKHLIPNSMGPIIVNMTLTVPLAIFAEAFLSFIGLGVQVPMASWGTMASDGVVTIISGQWWRLFFPAFFISLTMFAYNVFGDGLRDALDPRLRK